Below is a genomic region from Macaca thibetana thibetana isolate TM-01 chromosome 1, ASM2454274v1, whole genome shotgun sequence.
CACCATAATACCAAAGTCCTTTAATGATCTCCAGTTTGGCAAGATTTCAAAAATACAATCACAACTTTGAAAAGAACTATCATATTTCTGAACACTAATAATTACACAATACACCACTAACAGCTTTTTAGGAAAAAGCATCTCTACCACATAAAACATAATTATGAACTGATCGAAGGACTTTCTTAGAATATGTAATacagtttattttccttataaagcAAATTATCTGCCCCAAATGATCCTATGTAAAGCTTTTTTTATAGACAAATCACccatgtgaaattttaaaacaaaaattataaatacaattcAAGTCACATCTGAACATTTTCAAACACGACAAAACTTAATTTTACCTCTTCACTCTTTGATTTATGAAGAACAAATCCCTTCTTCCACTGCCCATCAGCACCTTCATTTGGTTTTCGGATATTAAATTCTACTTTTGCCCGGTCCTTATTTTGAATAGCCTTCCACTCATCCAAAGTCATCTCTTTTGGACCCTCCTCTTTTACCTCTTCAACTTCATTCTCCCTGTGAAAAGGTTTTCAAGTTTTATACCTGGTAGAGAGCTGATATAATTtacatcaaaatatttcaaatttatgattttaattaaGAAAGTGAACCTTGTAATCTTTTAGAGAAAGATTATCCAAGGATGAGGTATCCTAGTTTCCTGTGTAACTAAGCAACTTGGTAGAGACCAGGAATTCAGTGTTTGCTGACTATATACAAGTAAGGGATATAGAATTCATCCTCATGAACTCTTAAATGATCATTTATCAGTAATACAACCTAGAACAGGCTTTACCAAtactaaaatatacatttcttaaaaacagtaccggctgggcacggtggctcatgcccgaaatcccagcactttgggaggccgaggcgggcagatcacgagatcaggagatcgagaccatcctggctaacacagtgaaaccccgtctctaccaaaaatacaaaaaattagccaggcgtggtggcgggcacctatagtcccagctactccagaggctgaggcaggagaatggcgcgaacccgggaggcggagctcgcgagccaagatcacaccactgcactccatcctgggctacgagcgagactccgtctcaaaaaataaaaaaccaaacagtACCTTGTTTAAAAACTACCTTCTTAGGTAAAATCCTCAGCCTATCTTCTTTTAAAccacatttttaatttccataattCCCAAAATACGTTAATTCTTAATAACACACAAGAAGGTTATCCTCTTGACAGAAGAATGTCTGTTAGCAACCAGGGTTCAAATTTTGGAACATAAAAGAACTGTTCCTCTATGCTTTATTTCGGCAACTAGCACttatagcaaataaaaacaatagccaTGTTTCTACAAATCCTAAAATCCTTATACTCCAATTTTCAAACCAACCTGTATATGGAAAGGAGGCCAAGGATTCACTGCTAATAGAACTATCCACAAACACACACTGGTTTCATTATTTAACACTAAaccatttatttctaaatataattttccagTCTATAACTATTGAATACGATCCTTTCCTCTTTTTACAGAAACAAAGCACTGGCCTAAGGATCCATTATTTTAGTATAATCTCAATTTGCAATTGTCATCAAACAAGTCATTTGCTATTTGGGGAGCCCTTCTTTCCAAAGATAGCAGGTGATTCAGTTAGCTTTAGAGCTCAAATATCTCCCTGGATGCTGCCCTTTACCATTTGACAAATCCTATCTTAAAACTTCCTCCAGTTATATCTatgctgcaaaaaacaaaaaacaactctagAGCAAGTTTACACTGAATTGGGTACTGAGTCCACCcagtcattttacagatgagaaatccaAGAATATAAAAAAAGTCCTGGTTACCCATGTTATAACACAGCCAGGAATGTAACTTAGCATACCTTTTATCATATCATGGAGGCATGACACCCACCTTTCAGGAATTACtgcaaagattaaataaaaaccaaacagaagcTCTGGAAGCTATATATAAGCTAGTTAATCAGTCAGCCAATGTTGTGTTTCTTAAATTTATACTTCCATATGCTATGCCCAGATTCTTCCCTACTCTGGAGTAAGATTAGAGACAGTTCTAATGTGatggataattattttctttaaaccaaACACCTTCAATTTCATTCCTGGGTACTCAGCTAAGGATTTGCTACCGATACGCTATCAGCACATTAGTACCTTTTGGTAAAGTTATAATATTTGCAGATCACTCTGAGTGATTCAACATGGGCTCTATTAAACAGTTGTGGTTggacgccgtggctcacacctgtaatcccagcattttgggaggccaaggcgggaggatcacttgaggccaggagttcaagaccagcctggccaacatggtgtaaccgtgtctctattgaaaatacaaaaattagccgggcatgctggagCATACCTATTGTCCCAGGtaatcgggagactgaggcaggggaatagctctgaacctcagaatagccaaaatcgcaccactgcactctagcatgggagacaagagactgtgtctcaaagaaacaaacaaacaaaaatgttgacCACTGTGAGAAACTTAATGTTGCATAGGGTTCATTTGTTAAGGCACCAATCACAATTTCATTGTTTATCAGGCAAAAGTATGATTCCATTATAGTTTTGCATAAATTTTTACTACCAAGTTCAAAACATCACCCAGTACTAGGTACTTTTATCTACTCCCTCCAATAGTATATCATTTTTCCTTATCCCAACAAATCCATGGAATATGATACTCCCATCATTAACAGTGTTTCACCATAAGAGCAATTCttcctgaagaaaagaaaaaattcaaggccaggcgcagtgactcacgcctgtaatcccagcactttgggatgctgaggtgtgcggatcacctgaggtcgggagttggagatcagcctgaccaacatggagaaatcccatctctactaaaaatacaaacttagctgggcatagtggcacatgcctgtaatcccagctactcaggagctgaggcaggagaatcacttgaacccaggaggcagaggatgcagtgagccgagatcacgccattgcactccagcctgggcaacaagtgaaactccgtctcaaaaaaaaaaaaaaaaaaaaaaaaaaagagcaagtttAGAAAGCAtctgcccctcccacccccaaactAACTTGAATATGCTTCTGGTTAGGAATCACTGTCCTAAACAACCTGTAATCCAAGACTTTAAACCACAATAACAAATAACtgacaaaataaacataattttaggccaggcgccgtggcgcacgcccataatcccagcactctgatcaggaattcgagaccaacctggccattatggtgaaaccgtctctactagaaatataaaaaattagccaggtgtggtgatgcacgcctgtaatcctagttactcagaagactgaggtagaagaatcgcttgaacccaggaggcagaggttgcagtgagccgagataacgccactgcacttcagcctgggtgacagagcgagactgtctcgaaaaagaaaaaaacaaaacaaaacaaaaacacgtaattttaaaagctagtgacgggccagacgtggtggctcactcctgtaatcccagcactctgggaggccgaggagggcagatcacctgaggtcaagagttcaagaccagcctgtccagttggccaagacagtgaaacccctctctactaaaaaatatagaatattagccaggcattaaaaaaaaaaaagttagtgaagggctgggcaaggtggctcacgcctgtaatcccagcactttggcaggccaaggtgggtggcttGCCTGAACTCacgagttgaagaccagcctgggcaaaatggtgaaactctcctctactaaaaatacaaaaattagccaggcctggtggcaggcacctgtagtcccagctactcaggtggctgaggtggaaggattgtttgagcccaggaagcggaggctgcagtgagccaagatcactccactgcattccagcctgggcaacagaatgagacctggtctcaaaaaagaaaaaaatgctcgtGAATAACATACTCTGATCTTTGCTCTcttcacacatttaaaaacagGCCAGTAATGCTATGTTCCAAATTCTACGTTGGAAGTAACTTCAAGACAGAACTAATCTTAAAATGGCcacattttctacttttaacTATCTCAAAGTAAAATTTGTACGGTTGTATGACAATGGTAAAATGACTAATCAAACAGAAATAACCacattaaaatattctatttttcaaagcatagtcaaaatatatacacataaagcaCTCTTTtaagggctgggtgcagcggctcatgcctgtaatcccagcactttggaaggccaaggcaggaggaacgctcgagcccaggaattccagacctgcctaggcaatatagtgagaccctgtctcttaccaaaaaaagaaaaaaaaaaaaaaaagcattcttttaAATACTCTTTGAGGGATGAGGGTACAATACGTCTCCCTTGTCAAAAACGAAAAGCCATCAAGCAACAGCATTAAATCTATGGGTTATCTCATTGGTCAAAATCCAGTGCTTTCAATTCTGGGTCATTACTATTACACGCAAAACCACTTACTTATTTTCAGTGTCTGCCACTGGATGATGTTCTTCACCTTCAGGTGTTTCCTCAGTCACATTTGATTGATCCAAGTCACTGTAATTATAAGATATTTGTTTCTGAATGTATTTGGGGGACTctctaaggaaagaaagaaaaagaaaggcatctAGGTCCATTTACATGTAGCTGAAGAGTTCTTCATACAAAAATACCGTAAGCCCTCACATTCTCTAACTCCTTTCCTACTAAATATACTCCCCAGAAGACCTTGAAAAGCAAATAATATAAACTATTTAGTTCATATACTTCATACTTAAAAAGTAACAGAACAAGGCAGCTAATTATAAAACCAAGCTTTACTAGTTTAACAAATTTTGTAATGACAACAAAGTCAAAAACTAGAATAGGAACTATTAAGGACACTAAGATAATCAGAATACCCAAATAACCTTATTGTGGGGTTTCAGGAAAAGCTACAAATATATATGGGGGAAAAATGAGTAACAAATATATTGAAGTACAGAAAAACCAGTCATTCAATACACTACAACCCAAATTCATCCCATAGGACATTATCTTACAGTAGCTCTCAGAGGAGAGCATTCATTATCTCAGAGACAAGTAAAATTTGACAGAGGTATGGATTAACCCCTAGTTAggtacagaatttttaaaaaaatcagaataccAACGTTAATTCATCTTTGACAGTTCCCCAGTTGTGAGATCCGCTACCTCCACGTTTGTCCTCGTGCTTCAGGCCACTGTAATGTGAAAAAGAACTAACAAAACTGAGTTAACATAATACTCTTTAGTTCTAGAAATTCAAAGTTTGTTtattagataaaatattaaaataaactaaaaaccagTAAGACTTACGATCTATCACTTCCACTATGCCTATCAAATTCACGTTTGCCACGAGAATCAAATCCATCTCCTCGGCCCATTCCACGTCCACGGCCCCCTCGACCTCTTCCAAGACCACCACGACCTCGAATAGGTCGGTCAATAATCGGTctataatataaacaaattatacTTCCATGGTTTCCAGAATGAGGAAAATCCATCCAAAAACCCAAAAATACAGAACATGTTTACCAGCTCAAAAACCAATAAATACACATGcttcagaaaattcaaaatagtcTATTTCTAAACATAAAGGAAGCCAGAACAAGAAAGCCTCCCAGAACAAGAAAACTATTTTAGCACTCTAAAACATTACTACCAATGCATATACTTTTCCACTGTTATTCATTGCACATATAATCCAGTCCATCACTATTTACCAATACActttaaaattaaacacatttaataAACCAACAGTATTTTCCTTCTAACTCTGTATCGGgagacagcaagaaaaaaaaagtggttatcAATTCAATAAAGTGCTTCCATTACAAGAGACCTAAGTTTGAACCATCACCCAAAGGTCTAAAACATAACAATGCACACATACAGATGTTTCTGTCAAAAACTAATAGAAACAATTAGCCAGACTGCTACCTGGCAATTATTCCCAATTTATAGCTTAACATTAAGCGGTGACTCTATAAAGTAACAAAATATGAAGACTTTtttggttcacgcctgtaatcccaatattgcaggaggatagcttgagcagAGGAGCTCAAGACCCACCCATGCAATATAGATAGTGAGacctcagctctacaaaaaaattagcagagtgtggtggtgtgatcttgtagtccgagctactcaggaggaggttgaaatgagaggactgcttgagcccaggaagcagagactgtagtgagctacgcttgcatcactgcactccaagcctagGAGTTAGACCAAGATCctggctcaaaaacaaaaaaaacaacttaccGATCAACTGAAAATTCGCCTCCTTCACCCTTTTCTTCAATTGGCTTTTCGAATCTTCGTTCACGAGGTGGTCGCCTTTCTGGTCTTCTATCAATTATTTTCCCTTCACCCTGAAGTTGTTGATCAGGTCTTCTTCCAACTCGTCTTATTCCTAAAAGGATAGATAACCTGCATAAGCAAACTATTTTCGCAATACAAAAAGTTTAGGCCTGGACTGTCAAAAAGCTGCTTCTCTTCCAATCCACTACCATTTCCTGTTGGAAAAAAGTAAACACTGGGTAACTCTAATGTGTAACAAAGTACCTTAGGGAAACTGCCATTTAAAGACAATAAACCTTCCAATCCATACCACGGaccaaatacataaataaataaaatacagacaataaACTTGTTTTAAACTTCTATTTAGTTTGCCAAGTTATTCTCCCCCTCATAAGCATTTTCTATAACTGACTTGGAAATCATTTGGGCAACCATTATTCCCGTCACTTTTCAAGATATCAGTCtcttaataaaaagttttaaatttaaaaaatgttaggcAAGTGATacattttggcttttaaaataccaaagaaaataCCAGCAGCCATTCATAATAACCAAGCAAATCAACACACTCACTAGATATGGCCCCTCACAAAAGTGAGGGCCACACTTTGTTATCCTATCtaatctgaaaaaacaaaaaagcaattaaGACTCATAATTCTATGGAATCACAAATCTGAAAGGAAAATATGGCATTTAGGATTATTAGAGAACATCACCTCAGTTTAAAACAGCCATTTAACCAGAAAGTGTCATCTTTTAGTCTCAACTGCAGGCACACAAAAAGGGCCATCTTCCCCTattaaacagtttaaaaatttatagcatgtaagtgtatatatgtttgtacaCACTCCCACATCTCTAAGTACTTCCAAGTTAGGAAACAGTTACTTATTATGCATGGAGACAGTCCTCTAAAAAATTTGCCCTAACAACTATCTTTATTgtcaaataatctttaaaaaccaAATCCACACACATAAGACCCCTTTTAAGCAGTATGTAAGAAATAAGAAACTTGTGACACTAAGTGATAGCTGAAGCATTTACTAATTTCCCCCTTTACTGCTTTTCCTGTAATGTTTGAAACCCCACAAAGGCAACCAATGTAAATTACTAGTGCCCTTAAGGATCAATAGATGGATGATTAAATTTATGACTTTAAGATTGTTGGTATGCTCTAATTCCCAATTTCTGACAAAGTCATAAAGCAGCTGAGGAATTGGTTTTACAAGATTTTAAGCTGCTTCACTTTGGTTCTAAGAAAGTAGAACACCATCAGGACACACCCAATTGTTCAATTGCCTGTAACTGGAGCCAAACAGTAACTATCAGTCTCTTCAATAGAATTTTGAAGTTCATTCCCAGCAAATACAAGACAGACCACAAATGTTAGACCTTACACCAAggtattta
It encodes:
- the SERBP1 gene encoding plasminogen activator inhibitor 1 RNA-binding protein isoform X1 produces the protein MPGHLQEGFGCVVTNRFDQLFDDESDPFEVLKAAENKKKEAGGGGVGGPGAKSAAQAAAQTNSNAAGKQLRKESQKDRKNPLPPSVGVVDKKEETQPPVALKKEGIRRVGRRPDQQLQGEGKIIDRRPERRPPRERRFEKPIEEKGEGGEFSVDRPIIDRPIRGRGGLGRGRGGRGRGMGRGDGFDSRGKREFDRHSGSDRSSFSHYSGLKHEDKRGGSGSHNWGTVKDELTESPKYIQKQISYNYSDLDQSNVTEETPEGEEHHPVADTENKENEVEEVKEEGPKEMTLDEWKAIQNKDRAKVEFNIRKPNEGADGQWKKGFVLHKSKSEEAHAEDSVMDHHFRKPANDITSQLEINFGDLGRPGRGGRGGRGGRGRGGRPNRGSRTDKSSASAPDVDDPEAFPALA
- the SERBP1 gene encoding plasminogen activator inhibitor 1 RNA-binding protein isoform X4, whose amino-acid sequence is MPGHLQEGFGCVVTNRFDQLFDDESDPFEVLKAAENKKKEAGGGGVGGPGAKSAAQAAAQTNSNAAGKQLRKESQKDRKNPLPPSVGVVDKKEETQPPVALKKEGIRRVGRRPDQQLQGEGKIIDRRPERRPPRERRFEKPIEEKGEGGEFSVDRPIIDRPIRGRGGLGRGRGGRGRGMGRGDGFDSRGKREFDRHSGSDRSGLKHEDKRGGSGSHNWGTVKDELTDLDQSNVTEETPEGEEHHPVADTENKENEVEEVKEEGPKEMTLDEWKAIQNKDRAKVEFNIRKPNEGADGQWKKGFVLHKSKSEEAHAEDSVMDHHFRKPANDITSQLEINFGDLGRPGRGGRGGRGGRGRGGRPNRGSRTDKSSASAPDVDDPEAFPALA
- the SERBP1 gene encoding plasminogen activator inhibitor 1 RNA-binding protein isoform X2, giving the protein MPGHLQEGFGCVVTNRFDQLFDDESDPFEVLKAAENKKKEAGGGGVGGPGAKSAAQAAAQTNSNAAGKQLRKESQKDRKNPLPPSVGVVDKKEETQPPVALKKEGIRRVGRRPDQQLQGEGKIIDRRPERRPPRERRFEKPIEEKGEGGEFSVDRPIIDRPIRGRGGLGRGRGGRGRGMGRGDGFDSRGKREFDRHSGSDRSGLKHEDKRGGSGSHNWGTVKDELTESPKYIQKQISYNYSDLDQSNVTEETPEGEEHHPVADTENKENEVEEVKEEGPKEMTLDEWKAIQNKDRAKVEFNIRKPNEGADGQWKKGFVLHKSKSEEAHAEDSVMDHHFRKPANDITSQLEINFGDLGRPGRGGRGGRGGRGRGGRPNRGSRTDKSSASAPDVDDPEAFPALA
- the SERBP1 gene encoding plasminogen activator inhibitor 1 RNA-binding protein isoform X3, which encodes MPGHLQEGFGCVVTNRFDQLFDDESDPFEVLKAAENKKKEAGGGGVGGPGAKSAAQAAAQTNSNAAGKQLRKESQKDRKNPLPPSVGVVDKKEETQPPVALKKEGIRRVGRRPDQQLQGEGKIIDRRPERRPPRERRFEKPIEEKGEGGEFSVDRPIIDRPIRGRGGLGRGRGGRGRGMGRGDGFDSRGKREFDRHSGSDRSSFSHYSGLKHEDKRGGSGSHNWGTVKDELTDLDQSNVTEETPEGEEHHPVADTENKENEVEEVKEEGPKEMTLDEWKAIQNKDRAKVEFNIRKPNEGADGQWKKGFVLHKSKSEEAHAEDSVMDHHFRKPANDITSQLEINFGDLGRPGRGGRGGRGGRGRGGRPNRGSRTDKSSASAPDVDDPEAFPALA